The DNA segment attgaaaaaatttcatttgaatggCATTACATTTAATTGAGCGTTTAATGTAAATGTCACATAATCGTGACGCCAGTTTTCcagatttttattgaatttgaattaattgaaattccatTAACAATATATGCAAATTATAACCTTGTTTCACGATTATTGGGACCATCACAATTAATagaatattccttaaaataaaaaattcggaattaaaaagttttcaaacaactTTCAGAAGTGCCAAACTCAAAAGAGGACCACTTCGAGTACttcaatttgcagttcagtttggTAACttgaaatgaaacaaatttatgttttgagagttcgaatttttcaatttcaatgaatgtggacaattgtaatttttttcctgaTTAAAATAACACCCCTAAATTTGGATTGAAAGAACCTATacatttatgaatattaattattgtttattttttactgcAGTTATTAGCTTTTCTGACAAATTGGAATAATATATGCAAACCTTTAATCGTGATAATTATCACATACATTGCAATTGTATCACGATACACGTGGGACTTCCATCGATTGAAACAACCTCATGAATTATAAtgtaaaattgttctaaattctGCCGATCTTTTGTGTTTCATTAATGGAAAttcattgataaaaatgtaaaacgtATGCAATTACATAATcccttgaaaaagttaaaaacaatttcaccATCATATACTATATatgtatttaaatctattatattgattttatttatcaCAATTCGTCCTTTACTAGCCAATCTGCCTTGATCATATCAGCCCCTTTTTCAGAAATCATAAGAGTGGGAGAGTTGATATTTCCACTAGTAATTTTTGGCATTATCGAGGCATCAATAACCCTAAGTTTCTCAACCCCATGAACCTTAAGTCTTGTATCCACAACGGCTCCTGGATCGTCCTTAGGACCCATTTTTGCAGTTCCGACTGGATGAAAAATAGTGGTTCCAGTGTGACGAAAATTGCATTCCCAATATTCTTTGGAATCAGGTTTCGTATCTTTGCATCCaggaatattcaaaatattcaatttcattccaagtttttttaaagagtcTGTTTTTAATAAGAGGCGTAAAAATTCAATCGACTTGACCATTGTCTCCATGTCATAAGGATGTTCCAActgattagaaattattttcactttctcTTTAGGATCTGCACTTCGTAACTTTATTTCTCccaaactttttggatttaaaagagtTGGCAAGGTAAAAAAGAGATCTTGAACTGCTAATAGTTTTCTTAATTCATCCCCTATTTCATCTGAAATATGGTATGCTGAAATTACTGTTTCCAGCTGAACAAATTGTCTACTTGGAATATGAGAGTGATGAAATTCAATATTTGGGTACTCTGATAACGGATCGTGCACGTTTAAAAAACTCAGGAGAACAACTCCAGCTGATGATAAATAgcctagaattttaaaattacgttgatttaatattatttataagaccTATGAAAAGCGCTTACTAATTGGCAGCAATCTACATTTCCTCAACTCACCACTTCTGTACATTAGATATTTATAAGCTTCGTCCAAACCATCAGTAGTTTTCAGAGGTACAGCCGTCTTATTAAGAAAAGTCATATGCACTCCATAACTCATTATATGATCTTGTAAATGCTTACCCACTGGTAAATCAACCAAAGTTTGAATCCCAATTTCTTCAAGATGATATCGTGGACCAATTCCAGAAAGCATCAATATTTGTGGAGTTGCAATACTACCAGCGGACAGAATCACCTCTTTTGAAGCctttacattcaaaatttgacCATCTTGCAATCTCAAACGAACACCctttgcggttttttctgacaTTATTATTTGTTCTGCCTTTGTGGATTTTAAAACGTACAAGTTATTCCTGTTTTTAGCTAATGAAAGGTAAGCTTCTGCAACATTAACTCGCAGTCCATTGTCGGAGTTAACATCAGAATATCCGTAACCTATATAATTCTTTGTATTGAAAGTTTCAAGAATCGGGAGTCCAACTTCTCTGGCTgcctaaaatatttgataatttagtaatttaaaatcctttttgttgaaaattatataatttattaaaagatttcCCAGTGGCTTAGCTATTAGTATTGTTTCTTCTAATAATAAATCGAACAATTTCAAACCTTGCTACTCTAAACTTTCTATATCTTTATAATtttcagaattgttaaatttatatttttgacgattgaaattataaataatgacatTCAAAACCCActggttttaaagttttttttagtttaggagACGTTTAGGATCATTGCcgataaaattccaaataaatcgTTTTCTAACGCTTTAAGGTACAATGGTATAATCTTAGTTTCTAAGACTTAGAAAATTAAACgcaaattgtaacattttatagACTCAAAATTACAAACAGAGTAATCAGTGTAtatcgaaattatttaataatatactcATACATACCTTCACGAGTATATCAGGTAATGATGTactggaatggttgaattttcgaattcgtaAGGGACCATCAGTTCCAAAATAATGTTTTCCATTTTGAGCAGCAAAGTCCGGATTGTAGCTCTCAGATTTTCGAAAATAGGGCAAAACTTCATCAAAGCTCCAACCCTTATTTCCCATTTCAGCCCACTGATTATAATCTCTGTCATTTCCACGAATGTATAACATTGCATTCATAGCCGAGCTTCCACCAAGTGCTTTTCCTCTTGGCCAATAGCATCTTTTTGTTTTTTGCCCAAGGCAATAATTATCATTTGGCTCGGTTTCATAGGCATAATCTTCTTCAGAATGAAACAAAGTGGGCCAAAGTCCGGGTATTCTGCTACTTAAAGAAGGATTTTCTCCCTCCTCCACCAAaaggattttccattttttaatttctgacaatCTGCTGGCTAAAGCTGAACCTGCAGTTCCAGCACCTATTATTATAAAATCGAATTCTGGATTTTCTTTAAGGACATCTGAAGTTCTGTCACGTGGATATAAATCGTCTGCATTTAAAGCACATTGGGCTGTTAAAAGGGTTTTAAAAAGCTGTGTGAAAATTAATCCGGTTGCTGTTCCACTTGATACCGCAGCACAATTTTGTGTCAAACAGGATTCCATTATTATTTTctgtgattgaaaaatttttaaatgtttaaaaattaaattttgaacagttcTAAAGGTTTCTTTCTGAATTTGAGTTATTTACAACGTGAAGAGGTATTTTGTATCCTGCAttaggaagatttaaaaatatattggatgattttttttcagcTGGAAGGCAACTCACGAAAACTTCACAATGCACCTTTTTCAATTtgcttttggaattttaaacttaaattttggtcttttaaaacaaatttcaatatgCCTTGTCATCGCAGTGTGATCAAAAGCACTTTTTATAGAGAAAAATCTGtcaataaactttatttttaatgattttaaggctTCCAGATATAACGAGTCGCtgcagaagattcatttttaagtaccaaaaattgtttatttaacgagaaaataaacaaaagtttttcctAACTTTTCCGATGAACCTTTTTTTCAGCATCTTCAATTTGACTGAAGAAGAGCTTAGTTCAGTGTAATAACTATCTAGCAATAATTTCCGATACTTTTGAGTaagagaaaaagttaaaaaataagatttaatcaaattaatgaagaaaagccattttttcgtgattcgtaatgattagttttttgaaatttataatctttatataaaatatgaaagaaattaatGCCCAATTACGCTAGTTTAAGAAGAACTgcttttcaacaattatttgaagacttttttttaaacaaacgaacAGTTGTCGTAGGTTACAATGAATAGGATCCATTTTTGCAGTATGAACCATTAATGTCTAGCCACTGGTTCCTtgctataatttttcttaaattaactagaatttttaattatttacacaatattaatgaacaaattcacattttcaacattatttaacaattaggcccaatttttttgcgaaaacaactaaaaatgtatttgcagTGACACATCTTGCACTAATTTTGTTCCACTTGAtaaaatatgttatttatttcaacaatttttataaataaatgcacactatacccatttaaaaaaaaggcccaattttcttagttaaagcaGATAAGAATGCATTCCCAATGACTCTGTGCTGTGATACTTAGCTAATGGAAAAGAACagtgcattatttaaacaattttgataagaaATGTAGAATAAGCTACTTTTGCATGAAGAGGcatatttttcgcaaaattaaCCAAGAATGTTTTACCATTGACTGCCTCTTGccatatttaagaatatatttgaatcaaaattaattaaaaaataaataaaagaataaattaagaactttttattattcaaacaatcatcataaaaaaattcacaatttgactattttttcaacataaatgtaatttttgttgtgaaatatactaaaaacaaGGTTATTGTGTATGTGTTAATCTAGGATGTAATGAGTTCTTGGTTATTGGGTTATTGGGtcaatataaaaagtaaaaaagcaacgaaaaaagaacatttttaataactgcTAACTTGACAATGGCAAAAAGACTTAACTGATGCTTATTATTTATGACTGTGTGATCAAACATTAGGATTGAAGGCAGTTCAACTTCTCATGAATACTCCAAATTCTTTACGGAATGCCTTATTcacaatttgtttgtttgttgtcaAGATACGATGTCCAATATATAGATAACTTGATGACCCAATAACCTAATAACCGATAAGTTaactgtaaatttgtttataaatattatttaaataatcaacacttttttaaaaataaaaaatcgataagAAGCAATAATTGAATATACACTTCTtgttaattctgcaaaaaaattaatattcataatggAAAAATGGTAAAACTGGGAATTTATTTACtaactttgcaacaaaattgagCCTTTTAAAGCAGAATTGgtcaaaatgtacatttatttataaaaactgttgGAAGAAATAACTGGTTTTGTACATTGGcaaagtatcatagcaaagagtcattggcaatacatttttagttgatttcgctAAGAAAATGGAGCCAGACGAagcatattcttaaaaaaaacggccaaaatttttatttaatatcaacattgcttaaatcatcaatttttttaagttgaacaaaaTTACGGCAAGTAGCCACTGGTAACACATTTTTAGTTGTTCCGTCAACAAAATTTGGCCTTTTCGTGAAATGATtctgaaaatgtgaatttgttcacaaatattgcttaaataattagcAAATAGCAGAAATTTCTATCTAATTGTAATTAGGCATTAATTTatctcataatttttataaaaactatatgattttcaaacaactaatcattgcgaatcacgagaaaatggcttttgttcattaatttgtttagaacattacaaaaaatttctttagttctcgaaactcttgaaatttcttgataaatAGTTACTACACTGAGTTTAGTTTTTCTttagtcaatttaaaaatcttaagaaaaaggtaaCCAAAAAAGTTAGGAACGTAATATTGTATATTTGATTAGTTAAAAATCTGTGGTTGTTTATGATAATGTGCTgattagaatttttgttaaatggtAAATGTAATTTCCTCTAAATTgacataaaattgaaataaatgattACAAGTAAGGTATGCATAATCTAAATGTAAGTTAAgtctttcaattaattaataatatattgtaGTAATAATACTAATTTTCCGTAGGTTCATTATTTagtaaaatctattaaataacTGCGTTAAGTTTTtcacataaacattttttttcattcaattttgtcTAAATAGAATGAAGCCTTAACAgagataattttgaatgaaaaatattcttatttaacaattttcatagtATGAAAACAAACTACACCATATCACAAAGTATATCAATATATGTACAGATAttagagaagaattaaaaaatttaattctcttcaaTTCTTTCTTCTTCAACATTAAGCtacataaatcaaattttttcattaattttggtttcatatttgtcttttaaattcactttttcgttTATGAgcccacattttttaatttactcaaatttttcatgCAATACTTCTAATAATATTACATACCTGAATTTTCTTTCACTCACTAATCCATAAAAAGAACTGTAAAGTTATCGAAACTGGTGCACAAAATAAAATTCgatagtaaattaactttttacgcGACCTCTCTTTTGCAAATCAGTTCTGCTTGTGAAGGCAAGCAGTCGAGATGTGAGATCTTGATATCTTGCCCAATTTAACGGCTTTATCAGAATTTTTATCAGTAAATGACCACCGTCAATGAGATTTAAGCTTATGTCAGATAATTTATACTCGCTGGACAGAACCATACatattctgattaaaaatgtaaaatatttaaataatattattaatagtgTAATAtctaataatagtaataataacaaGTAATACTTTAGTTACAAATCCTATATAAAAAGGTGGTAACACAATTATCGGAAATCTCGCACATATGGGTTTTGACTACCTTATTATATATCTAAAAATATAGGTGAAAcgaacccgagtaaaaatgcttcgacttgagttcgacttggttatgtcttgagttcgtctctaagacatcgatgcctggctgcgtctcaaagctgagtcgagacatagaccttcgtcttacttttatggccacgacaggtgagGCGGTGTTTACTTGGCtgaagtcgagccttgtcttgactaagacgacgtttacttgtctcaagacaagccttgtcttggctaagacgacttTTACTCGTatcaagacaagccttgtcttggcttgCATGGTCGAACTTTCTTCGGCTCATgaatgagataaaaattaataaatgcaaaatttgtaattatttaattatttatttttaattaaaaaaatcagaatctaCAGGTCTAAACGAGtgtatcccttaaaatttttcttaaaaaaaataaaaattttaactttctagaaggatctcctaagccgttagaaatacgtaaaaacaaacaacatttttggtataatcgtcaaacaagtataatactaatgaaaatcagtaaatgagttgattgaacgtatatatttattaaaaatatacgacatttgtttaatcaataacaaagattagcttttatgacagtcagaatgaccctgtTTGTTAgtacaggtatacactcgaagttataaaccgctcacgttgaagtcataaaaatttgcctcaagagataaatttatgtcttcaagacatagaaacttgtctccaaggcataaattgaagtctggctccgtctcaaaacagaggcatgctcaagtcgaccttttcaaCTTCAGCATgccttgattgggggcaattcaagtcgaactcaagtcgaagcatttttattcgggaaagTATCGAAAATCTTATAATCATCTTTATTAATTCCTTATTGGTTGCATCCTAAGTGAATATGTCTTTAATCTGCTGTTTTTACtttgttctttgaaattttcgataGTTTTGTAAACTGCAATTTccaaattaggaattttaattccgaaaatttatttctaagggagaaaatttaaattgtagatGATTCTTTAATAATGAATGCAACAATATTCGTTCTTAACGTTTTTACTAAATgtcttaataatatttattttttagttaataaatattaagaaattgtgtgtataaaatgtataaactGTAGGTAACGAGAAAGAAATGGTCGGTATGTGTACCAAAAAATTACTGGTactgacaaaatttcaaaagaatgtacatttttgaaactatggaaataaaattttgaagatttctttaagtattttgaagatttgaagattatgaaattttttcttaagattcgagATAAAATctgcttaatttttattcattaaatgtaagaaagtatttaaagcaatttcaaatgatttactaaagtttcgaaaaagaatgcaaaaaatttcaaagaaaaacttgTCAATTTTACCAGATAAGAAAGTTTTTAAGTgttacaaaaatgttgtatttagagcaaaatatacagttttgaagatttctaacaaatttagaagctttttaagacttttgaaagttaaaaaagatttcaaaacatttcaaatatttgcaaaattatcaAAAGAGAGTGTAGAAGacttgaagacaatttttttaatttttcaaaattttaggaaaaattcgaataattttaagagatatttagaaattctttcaatatatcaaaaataaaatattttttcaaaaaatgtttaaaaaatttagactcTTGAAGATTTCAggataaaattcaaaagtttttaaaaagaatttgaacggTTTCAagacaacaaaaaaaattcttgagattcCTAGGAGTATTTGAAGTGAccctttattttttaagatttataaaatatttttaagtcttttccaagcgtaaaaaattttaaataatttttaaagtatttcaatttgccctaaaattttgtgaaatcctgtaaaacaaaatgtttcagaaatttttgaaatactcaaGTGTATAATGGTAGAATAAGTGAAAATTTCAGCTGTTAGGAAGGTTGCCACATGGGACTACAAATCTGCAGTGATATTTAAGAAAGCAGTATCTACAAAAAATCGAAAGTGAGTTTTTTACATCGTTGGAATGGTAAAAAAAGATACATCCgctaatgaaaattgttttg comes from the Belonocnema kinseyi isolate 2016_QV_RU_SX_M_011 chromosome 6, B_treatae_v1, whole genome shotgun sequence genome and includes:
- the LOC117175460 gene encoding glucose dehydrogenase [FAD, quinone]-like, with translation MESCLTQNCAAVSSGTATGLIFTQLFKTLLTAQCALNADDLYPRDRTSDVLKENPEFDFIIIGAGTAGSALASRLSEIKKWKILLVEEGENPSLSSRIPGLWPTLFHSEEDYAYETEPNDNYCLGQKTKRCYWPRGKALGGSSAMNAMLYIRGNDRDYNQWAEMGNKGWSFDEVLPYFRKSESYNPDFAAQNGKHYFGTDGPLRIRKFNHSSTSLPDILVKAAREVGLPILETFNTKNYIGYGYSDVNSDNGLRVNVAEAYLSLAKNRNNLYVLKSTKAEQIIMSEKTAKGVRLRLQDGQILNVKASKEVILSAGSIATPQILMLSGIGPRYHLEEIGIQTLVDLPVGKHLQDHIMSYGVHMTFLNKTAVPLKTTDGLDEAYKYLMYRSGYLSSAGVVLLSFLNVHDPLSEYPNIEFHHSHIPSRQFVQLETVISAYHISDEIGDELRKLLAVQDLFFTLPTLLNPKSLGEIKLRSADPKEKVKIISNQLEHPYDMETMVKSIEFLRLLLKTDSLKKLGMKLNILNIPGCKDTKPDSKEYWECNFRHTGTTIFHPVGTAKMGPKDDPGAVVDTRLKVHGVEKLRVIDASIMPKITSGNINSPTLMISEKGADMIKADWLVKDEL